Genomic segment of Drosophila biarmipes strain raj3 chromosome 2L, RU_DBia_V1.1, whole genome shotgun sequence:
AACGGATGCGTttcctaggagcttttgctgccttctcATGGCGTAGGATGGATGCGACGAGGGATGAAACGCAGGCGCCGagacaatagtcccaaaacccccttgccgtgtggcaacggcgaagaatactgccacagcctgtctttgcttgtcgtaggagacGACTAATTTGACAtgggttgagtggttctccaaggctactcattgaggtctgccccctagtgggagtttcgtggtggctgtggttgacacctatatcgcgggtagagtctccgggctcgacgtggatgttgtgtttatacaactcgggtgctgcgaccgaaaaaacagtagagattttagatagatctcgccccaaCGCAagggggtggttgctatgtacatagctatatcTTCTAGTCCGGGGCGTTGGTTTGGTGCTCAACCCAGACCCGTGCATTATATACTCacttgtgggtatattagaatgccgtggctgtaatcccttcagtgcggaacacgtcacgttaaataagttcggagggatccgagacacacctgtcaTCGCTTAGGTTTATAGCAAGTTGATTTGCAATGGGGGCTCTCCTGGTCCTGGGCAATTCTTGAGAGACTCCTTGATAATTTTTGTTAACTGCTTTGGAAGAGGAggtgttattttgttttcttggttAATCGTCTTAATTACTGAGTGAGCTGGAGTTATTggctttattttaataaaactgaaATTGAGAAAATCAAGTTCTTCTGTTGCCCAGGGCGGTGCcggttgttttttaaatattagcCACTTTTTGTGAGCTACTCTTTcgttagtttttattttttacggCCCCTCGTTTCGCCATATCTCCATCTCTACTCActcagatttatttttttcactttccaATAGCAGTTTTTCTGTTGCCCCTTCTATCCCATTTGTAGTTTTTGAGTCCTTGTTACAACATTTCAAGGTCGCCGTGTAATAATTCCTAGTTCGGTCCCTTCATGTAATAATTCATTGATTTGTCACACCATGAAATAGTTTGCCTTTTTGTCACTTGTATTGTTTTTGTAGACCCACAGgcctttctttatttaattgttaattcagAATATGTTGCTTAAGCTTAAGTTTGGTTGGTTGGCATTCGGCAGCAGCGGGGAAAAATGCTGAcgataaatattaatgtacAGTGTGTACCAGATATGTGCGCATACTACCTTAAGTaaaagatgttgtgcgttgatccacgtttaaaatTTGCccctttttgatatttttttttataggcttTACAAAATAACTTTAATTCAAAGGAAAACTCTAATGATATagtttaaatgaaatatagtTAAATGGAAAAATTCACCCGTGCACGCTGACACGTCACTCCGAAATTACAAGGTGattcagaaaaaaatgtttttccgaAAGTGAAGGGATGTCACTCCGCGCATAATGCAATACTGAAGGGAGTCATaaagcaattaatttaatcaaaaatgtaAGTTATAGAAACTTTACAAAGAAAAGCTCAAAGTCAAGGATAATTTTtagaataaaaaagttattttttgtaGTCTATAGGTTTAATAACATAAAGGAGTAGAtattaaagcaaaaaaaaaacggtctTATTgctttaagaaattaaaaaaaaaagttcaaataatCTCTATTAACCGAAATTAAAGCATACGGTGGACAACAGATtccatgaaaaataaatattagtataattttggatttattttttaaagctattcATCATACATCAGAAAAATCGTGAAAATTTTGTGAATTTAAACGTTTACGTCAAAGTCCGAAGCAATGTACATAGGTTTACGATTGAGACTTTTAAGTATAGCGTCTTATATTGTGAGTGTATTTCAGCGAAAATAGTCCAATAATAAGacaaataattcaaaaagtCGGTTGACATAGGTTTATAGTATTCTTAGCTATTCTGCGAAACCTGTAGGCCATGGTTTGTATAAGACTTTTTTTTAGGGGGATCCATTTATcattaaaaactgaaaatagTTTGTAGAAATTTCCCAAAGCTAAAGTTTGTGTTCCCGTGTTTTTGATAAacatatctaaaaaaaaagttgttgcctaaaataaaataaaatgttgtaattGTGCTAAAATATTTCGAAAGGGATATTTGTTCGATCTCGGCAACTCTATTTCTTCAGAATTTTGCAGCATTATGCATTAAATCTATGCACAACTAATGGGCATAGATACAAAACAACAGCGAccaaaaattgttaattgtcAACTTGGCTGAAAAACGTAGGCAAAGGTAAGGTTTTTGTTTCTCTTGacaccaaaaagaaaattactCAAAAAGTAAAGGGAAAATACTCAAACAATCGTCACTATACTTTTACCTTGTTAAATGGTGTTTGTGTTTGATATCAgtagttttggttttaaatataaatccaCCAGAAGGGAGTGCAAAGGCGACTAGtatatatacacgaagaaataaaaatttacagTACTTATGTGATGTTTAATGTGATACATCAATCTAAAGGTGTTGTAAAAAGTAAGGAAgtgcataccaagactttaaaCAGAATCAATTGGTTTGGGAGAAATagtggtgaaagtgtaaaagtgaaaatttggaaaatttgatcTGTTAGGGCGGGTGGGGTTAATTACACCCCACTTTTCAGCTAGTTGCATTCTTACTAGGCGTCAAATGAATAACCTAAACTATTTAGACAGTGTTAAACCACTCAATATATGAAACATAAGCTTTACCATTTCTGATAAACCTAGCTaatttggcgagaaaacagctataaatagttacaTTTCGCACACCCGCAACTTGTGAGCTAGTAAAGCAGCAGGCTTGTTTGACCTGGTCTTGAAAATTTTAGATGATGGTAAACACCTAATATAAGCAACTTTAGTTCAAcctcttttggaaaaactcactGGTTTGCCGAGAAAATAGTTGATGCACCCGTAATTTGCAAACTACTAAACCTACAGGATTGGGCTATtcgtcgttagaaaggtatttttaaatactttgaaCGCTTTCCTAACATGACTTGTCCAAACTTGTAggtacataaataaaatgtatttagttATTAAATCGTATAACCTATTTTCATCACAAAAGTAAACttcaaaaatagaaaaaaagtttataaaaaatttggtCCTTATCTTTGAACGAcggtatttaaatttattttgtttaaggGTATAtgaactagctagtttttccaaaaattttaaaactgaaGATTCTTTAGCTGTTTAACATCAGCTAAAATTTTCAGGACCGTCAAATAGATTTTGGATAAGAGcaaaaaggtcaatgctcaGGCAATATAATATGTTCTGATCTGGTAAATGTTGtcatttttgttaattaatacCTTTTGTAACGACTTTTTACAACAATGTGACGTATTTTAAAAGTTGATAAATCTAAAGGGTTATACAcctgaaaatgtaatttaaaattgttaaaccCGAGGAATCAGATTAAAAGGTTAAAAAATCTCAATAGAACACTTTTGTCTCATAATGTTGTAACGGTCCTATTTAGACAAATCATATTTCTAACGACATGCAAACCATTTACTTTTTTCAGTACCTTTTGATTGATGTAACAGTACATTTTCGTGTgtatatagtagtcgccttcgcacaccctcctggtgcgTTTTATTACTAtgtggactgccgtccacactgttaatatatacaattaaaccaaataaaatatatatattaaaaatccaaaaatccaATTCGGGTTTTCTAAAATCATTGCCGACCAGGCAAGatgttttcaaaattcaatatttgccAAATTTTTTCGTCGTCAAAGAAAAGGTCCTTgctaataacaaatatttaaatcagtaATATCAAAGGCAATTGGAATCTGTTTTCTTGTACTCTAACATTTTTTGAGCATGGCAGAAATTTTAGTTTGGtgtatcatttattttaaactgtaTTAATACACATTTTAACATCCTAAAGTTATACAATTGAGCCCTAGTACAAACCATCACGCACTGAAGTGGACAAAGACGAATGCAGTGAACTGCATCTTCAAAAAGCTGAATGGTATACAAGATTAATTATTCGGTagaacaatttaaattgattttgaaaataaagctTTTTCATGTATTAAACTACCATTCTATGGTTCGCagattttacttttttcgccggaatatttccattttcgaTTGCGTGATTGCTGAGAATAAAACTGTGCAGTAAATGTCCACTGTTAAATACGCTttacttttcttaaaaaatgtacaacacattttttttaatccttGGAAACCTCTACTGCACTTAGACACTTTTTTTCAATATGTGGGTTTTGTCggcacaaaaaaaatgttttttaatttttattaatgtgcTATTCTGTcacatacaaatattttttataagtagTAGCCATTGCAAGCTATAGGACTTTTCTTGATTTGGggttaaagtattaaaaattaatttacagaAAGAATGTCAAGAAGAGCGAATATGTCCATATACAAGgaaatttaaaagtatttacgCAACGAACATTTACTTACacttttcaataattttacattttgttgtGGATTTGTATAACTTGAAGCAAAGAAAAATTGCGAAGTTTATAGAACCACACTCTGGTGATGCTGATGACTCTGTATTTATAACTGCTGTATTTAAACTGTCCTTATTATCCACgggaattatttattatttaaaactgCTATCACTAACGTCTCCTTACTATCCTAACCGCATTTCCATCCCGTGGCTTCTGCGTAATTAAAATTGgttattgaataaatatatttatatactgaAAAGCTAAAGCAAATGCACGGTATTTACACATGTTTTACTCTTTTCATAAGTATttagaaaatagtttttagtGGTCAAATTCCCCATAGTGCTTTAGTTGAAGAAttaatgaatatatttttgtcaATGTCACATtcgataaaatatttttattctcttCGAATATAAATGTTTTCTAAATAAATGTTTCGTGCCAAACGTGGTTtcgcgtttttttttttttttttttgttatcttCATTTCGTGTTATAATTTACAACAATTTAAAGCACTTTCTGTGGGCCAGGATATTTGATTGTACGGCTCGTGTCACCGATAAACTTTATATCAGCTCatcagctgatagagcttgCCAACCAGCTGATAAGAAAGGGGTAAGTCCTTAGTGGAAGAGCTTTTTGGTTGGAATTGCCGATAACCGGCagatggcgccacccaaaatggacGTTGGAGATTCCGGCAGTGAGACTGCAAGTAGTCGGGGAAGTAGTGGGGGCAGAGTGCGACCCAGGGGTAAgcgatataaaaaaaaatgttttttaatttttataaattcctatTCTGTCAcatacaaacattttttatcagTAGTAGCCATTGCAAGCGAAAATTGCGAAGTTTATAGAACCACACTCTGGTGATGCTGATGACTCTGTATTTATAACTGCTGTATTTAAACTGTCCTTATTATCCAtggtaattatttattgtttaaaacTGCTATCACTAACCTCTCCTTACTATCCTAACCGCATTTCCATCCCGTGGATTCTGCGTAATTAAAATCggtttttgaataaatactTTTACAGACTGAAAAGCTAAAGCAAATGCACGGTATTTACACATGTTTTACTCTTTTCATAAGTATttagaaaatagtttttagtGGTCAAATTCCCCATAGTGCTTTAGTTGAAGAAttaatgaatatatttttgtcaATGTCACATtcgataaaatatttttattctcttcgaatataaatattttctaaataaatgTTTCGTGCCAAACGTGGTTtcgcgtttttttttttttttttttgttatcatCATTTTGTGTGATAATTTACAACAATTTAAAGCACTTTCTGTGGGGCCAGGATATTTGAgcataatatttaataatacggATTTTCTTGaagtatttatataatttccaCGGTGCCAGTGGTGCTGACAGCTATGATTGTATGATAGTAATTCCCAATCAAGGgaaaatttataattgatAAGCAATAAAATCGGTATAACCGCGGTTTCCCAAGCTGTAGCCGCAACTTTTTATCATAGaagcttaaaaaaacaaaaaaatctcCTTCTTccaaaaagacaaaataaatttaaaaatatatattttttaaaactattaacCAGTAAAAATAGAATTTCGTTCTGCGATTTTGATATTTCGACACAAAAAGATATTTtggcttataaaaataaatatgtgttTACACATTGTTTTGGTTATAATTTCGtagtttttatacatttattttttaaatatcacagTTGCAtattaagatacattttttgttttatctatgcctttttatattttttcaattaaggTTATCCTCGAAGTTCCCCAATCCTTTGTCGAGTTGTCTGCCTTCCTAAATAGCGTTTGGGGGAGCAAGAGCCATTTGTCAGATCCACTTTGACTTTCGATTATACACATCGGCGCGTAAGTTCTGAGCAAAGCATATTCCTAGgatctattaaaaaatttgagcGTTATAATTTTGTCTATCCAATTACGTGGTAAGAAAATATAAgtagaaaaaatgtaattaaatagAGACCTGGAAAAACATCACAGCAATAACAGTAgtggaaataataattaaattgtgtTCCATCCATTCTTCGCCAGCTTGAACACAGCCCTTttcatatataatttttgacaGCTCCATGCCCtggcaaataattaaaaaagcaaggaaaacaaattaaaattcattctgataaaaaaactgcacatttattaaattattattcataatttatgatttattaggtatagatttatttaaaggttaacctttattgttttgttttggtttgtgttgacaaactgacaaaataagaatacgTTCGCCTATAATTGGGGTtcgaaagaaagaaaaaccaGCAGAATTCTAGCGTAGCGAATAGCGTAAACACcaaataagaatttttaacAGTCATGagctcaatttttttttgtcacatAATGGTATTTATGAAAGACCATTTTAAACAGTTATCCCTGTGGTCGGCAGTCCACGTATTGACGAAGCGACTATGTGGGTGTGCGAAAtcgactactatatatacacgaggaaatgaaaatctacagtaatcgtccgattgaTACCAGTTTACATCCATCGAAGGCTATTGCAAAAAGTAACTAAGActttaagaaaatcaaaatcaaagtaaaaaaaaaaaagaaaatgtaatcTGTTGGGGCCGGTAAGGATAAATGCCACCCGCTTTTCACCTAGTTGTATTCTAACTTAAAATACGCGTGTAATGACTCCTCAACTGtcaaaatcttttaaattaatacgcaaaacaaaattttaggGGACTTCtcaaaatacatacatattttgtGGAAGATTTTGTTTGTCACTTTaaacgttattttagagtCATAAATATACTAAACGATTCtcaatataaaaacattagaTCTAGCTTGGCGAGAAAACATCTACAAACAGctaaatttgtatatacatacatacttcAGCTACAGGCTTTCAAGGTATTTCAAAGTAACTTTAAGCTAATTATATATGAATaccatatttaaattatgggccaaatttggtttttattaaatttttttttagcgtTTTTTCAGATTTCCTAAACACGACTTGAACggtttcaaattaaattttaaggtgTATAGCCCTTGAAATTCGTCAACTTTTGACATACTACACTTTcttgtaaaaattaataaataaaaatggccacatttaccagcCCAGAGCATTAAGCTCTGCCTGAGCATTAAGCTTCTTTTTTGGGTATCCAAGGTCCTGAATATTGGAGATGTTGTTAAACAGCGTAATAGAAGAAACTTTGCTTTTACCacgtttggaaaaactagctagtttgttGAGAAAGCATCTATAAATAGCCAACATTTTGTACACCCGTAACTTATGAACAACCTAAGCTAAAAGTGCTTTGTACGCCATTCTAACatgatttgtctaaatacatatgtacatatgtttaaaatggacatttttttttatgattgaaAACCGTTTAACGACTTTGGTTAAAAGTTTAACGTGGGTAGCCCAAAATATGGTTGTAATAAGTTACCCTTAAAAGTTATCAGTAAACAAAAATGACAACATTTACTAGATCAGAACCTCTAACAATGCCTGAGCTTCGAATTTTTTATACGTATCCATACTCTATTTTAGGGTCTTGGaatcatttaaattcttataaacAGTTccgcattaaaaataaattctactACTTTTACTGTTggattttgttatttataaataaataattttttttaaatagtccAAGCACCCCAAACCTATTATTGTAAACCTATCTATCTAACTAGaaatattctttttacttGGTCTAGAGAATATAGTTTCGCGATCCGGCCTGTTAGAATTATTTTATACCTGCCTCAGGAAGAAGATTTTTAAGCAGATAGCTTTTTTAGCTTAATAACGGTCAGACGAATAAGAATGGCTATACAGTATTaacaacttttaaataaaattataataacctttgcaagggtatacaaatgtCAGTTAAATATAAGCTACTTGAATACTGGATAAACGAAGATGAGAGTATCCTGATGCAGATTAAGAAAGGGAATTCGTTAGTGCGTTGGGAGctaataaaaaaactaaaaataaggaaaactaCAAAGATAGTTTGTCACCACCTGCAAGATTAGCAGGACCACGCAGCAAATCGCCACACCAAAAAGATTTGCTTCTAGCCAATCCTCTGCAGCTCGAAAACACCCGCGTTCATGAATGTTCCTATCCACAGGCTGCTTGCGTACAATTCGATGTGCATTTATGGCAAACTGGGTAGCAAAATCTGAAAAACTTACGTATCCATCCTTGCGCACATCGTAGCcgcattgtttgtttttaatcagTTCAGGAAAAGGGTACCCCACACGCCTCTCTACTGCCAATAACGATAGACGACCAGTTAAAGTAGTTGTTGCTGTCCCAGTCTTTCGGCCCCTCAATGCCGCAACATTGTAACCAGTCCTCCTGTATCCAGTCAATAAGATTCTGTTGGTCAGCGTCCTCTCGATAGTGACGGATAAAGGCCTTTAAGCCCTCGGTGGCCTGGTTCTTTATCTGAACAAGGTAAGGGTTTATATGGATTCACCGTAACTAGAAGCATTCTTTCTGAACTTACCCATCCTTTGTCCTTCAGGACGAAGCCCACAGTACAGAAGCAGATCTCTGCGATAAGCATGACACAGAGAAAGATCGCGTACTACAGACAGGAAGAACACGATTAGCTATGAACACTGAAAGGGATCCATAATCAACGGAGTACCCACCGCTGCTAAAAGACAAGTGTTTTCGCGCAAGGCCCCCACGCTGCCCATAAGGCCCAGCAAAAAGGTTACGCCGCCCAGGAAGATCAGGACAAAGGCAGGGTCTAAGGCGATGAAGTGCAACCGAGTTATGTTCCGAAATGTGTCCTTCTGACTCCATGCCCAGATTCCAACTGACAAGACCAGCAAAGCCGAAAGCCACAGAAACACATTGCTGGCGAAAAGAAGGTACTTAAGGCAACAGCTGACTTCACTGGTCTCTCGGCGTATCTTGCGCAAAGCAACTGGCATTACTTCAAGTTCAACGATAATAAATATAggcaaaagaaaacaaaaaattaaatatatttttctgttcAACGGTGTTACCGTGGCAATTTACAATATTACTTTAAGTCCTTAGGTCAAATATACCAAACCAGCACCTACCATCTTCGCCTTGTGACATGGAATATTCTGGGAATTTCCTTATAACCTCTACACACTATTGCTTGTTCCCATCGGGAAAGAGATCGGCTCATGTAAACGTATCCGAAAGGTTACAATTTAATCCCTAGcatgttaaatgtttttagCGCCAGAAGGATATTTAATTCCTATTAGCAAGTTGATCAATCTATTCAGGCAAGCAATAAGTTCACAAGTCAGAACCGGTTTGacaattttaacaattttgaaaCACCGTTCTCGCATACGATTTTTACTACATCCACTCTtcaaacaaacattttttgaggGGAATGCGATAAAGTGTTTTAGCAACTTTTTAAGAAACGACCCTTTTAAGCTCTGGAATTGTTTTCTAAGAAGAAGATGTTAATGAAACGGGATTGCTCGCTAACATTTAAACGCAAGTTAGCCATAGGAGAAAGAAAAAGGCAAGTAAGCTCCTAAAGCTTATCGTCGGCTCCGCGGTACTCACATCATGCCACGATTTACCAGATTCAGAGAGAGATCTCCAACGAACTCCATTTtaatggaaaacaaaatagCAAAAACGCCTGCAGAGAAACTCTTAGTTACCCGCAGTAAGTATGATGGGACATTGTATATCTGCACCGTTCTCAATCACTGTTAATAATAGATTAAAAAGTGTATTAGATTTGTCCCAAGTGAAATCACTTCggaaattctgaattttttcaAAGAATTATTACCTGTTAAGgtattgcatttaaaatgcatacatatttatttttatacattttgcttcattttatttaaattttagacagccgctgcttctctattcataactcaaacagaatgcaccaggtcttcttcttttgatttccttctgaacataacggagaAACGCAAAACAAAAGGACCTGCTGAAGCTTGTCTCTCCGAGCGCCGCGAGCCCAAATTATAGGacacacaaagaaaaaaatctcCGAAGATTTGCCTCTCTTGTTGCACGACCGCTTTTCTCGGCACTCTTCTACGCTACGCCGGCTTCTCTGATATCGTCGACAGCGGCTCAGAGTTTTCGgctaagaaaaacaaaaagcgttAAGCAGTCTGACATGTCACGGCGAGCCTACTGCAGAACTGAAGGATGTACACTggtataagtattttgatgaaaaaaaaagttaaatattacCATAAATTGAacttaatattatttgtttatccTCCAGCGCTAAAGTAAAcaatttaacttaaatataaaGCACTGGTCGCATGTCAAAATATATCcgttttgattaatttataGGTAGTGGTTATCAGTAGTACAATTTTCAGTTCTTATCTAGTATAATGTTGCAATTATAATTAGTTATGTGTCGATGTGGgtgtgttattttttaattttaataataagtcCTTCCAAAACTGTGTTGTAAATTGTTGCAAAGCTTTACAGCCCCTGCAAAGAATTAGTTCTGGTTGACTGTAAAAAGTTAAGGAATGAAAATAAGTAATTCTTGGATATTTTGTGGAGGAGAATCAGTGTCATAAATTAGACTAATGTGGAAACGTCCAAtccaaaaatttgtttagcatgactcaaaattaaattgcgGAGCTGaagattgaaaataaatctagCTTCTTGTTGATTCATTCCTATTTATTCAGGGGTCTTACAGAAATTTCTTCAACCAAATTTCCCGCGGAAAGCAAAGCTCGCTTCACAGACGTCATTTTTGACAGTTTCTAAGTCCCCCGTACTTTGACAgacgttttgataaaataaacgATCTT
This window contains:
- the LOC108023832 gene encoding LOW QUALITY PROTEIN: tetraspanin-17 (The sequence of the model RefSeq protein was modified relative to this genomic sequence to represent the inferred CDS: inserted 2 bases in 1 codon), whose translation is MPVALRKIRRETSEVSCCLKYLLFASNVFLWLSALLVLSVGIWAWSQKDTFRNITRLHFIALDPAFVLIFLGGVTFLLGLMGSVGALRENTCLLAAYAIFLCVMLIAEICFCTVGFVLKDKGWIKNQATEGLKAFIRHYREDADQQNLIDWIQEDWLQCCGIEGPKDWDSNNYFNWSSIVIGSREACGVPFSXELIKNKQCGYDVRKDGYGMELSKIIYEKGCVQAGEEWMEHNLIIISTTVIAVMFFQILGICFAQNLRADVYNRKSKWI